A genomic window from Candidatus Bathyarchaeota archaeon includes:
- a CDS encoding Zn-ribbon domain-containing OB-fold protein, giving the protein MNKAPSLESNRSLIITYNLPISKTSKFWDELKQGKVYATKCKKCGKLVFPPVADCGPCGSSEIEWTELIGNGKIVTFTEVVVKPASFSEEPSYIVAIAKLSEGVKVLAWLSGIKKEKLHIGMKVKLKAKVFSDKKVAYEFVPA; this is encoded by the coding sequence ATGAATAAAGCACCATCGTTGGAAAGCAACAGGTCATTGATAATAACATATAATCTGCCAATAAGCAAGACCTCAAAGTTCTGGGATGAACTAAAGCAAGGAAAAGTCTATGCCACTAAATGTAAAAAGTGTGGCAAGTTAGTGTTTCCTCCTGTCGCAGATTGTGGACCGTGCGGTTCATCCGAAATAGAATGGACTGAATTAATTGGAAACGGAAAAATTGTGACGTTTACCGAAGTGGTTGTTAAACCAGCCAGTTTTTCAGAAGAACCCTCATACATTGTTGCAATTGCCAAGCTAAGCGAAGGGGTTAAAGTGCTAGCGTGGCTTAGCGGCATTAAAAAAGAAAAGTTGCATATAGGAATGAAAGTTAAGCTTAAAGCAAAAGTTTTTTCTGATAAAAAAGTTGCCTACGAGTTTGTTCCAGCATGA
- a CDS encoding 3-hydroxyacyl-CoA dehydrogenase, with protein sequence MRKTADTNIQRVAVIGTGLMGHGIAQCFAVNGFDVTLLSRNKANLENAVQNIEWSLSKLAEKGSMSQEDMQTALSRIRTSDSYREGLLDVDLVVESVSENMQLKKQIFSKIDKYAPLHAIIASNTSALSVTEIGRATKKPEKTVGMHWFIPPPLINLIEVIKGNDTNTATLNATMNVSKKLGKTPILCKKDARGFIVSRILVSVFNEAFWTYTRKEATIEEIDSAVKYCGRFPMGWFELIDFVGVDIEHDVSKILHEAHGERFYPHLKITEPLIELNNLGKKTGQGFYDWNKGRPEIPEKLEGKYNVNRSWAVAVNEATWIIFEGIADPKSIDLGMKLGTGWTYGPCEYADIQGLDNVLDTLESAYDQFSIELYKPCPMLKKYVEKGWTGKKERKGFHGYK encoded by the coding sequence GTGAGAAAAACGGCAGACACAAACATTCAGCGGGTAGCAGTTATCGGAACAGGCTTAATGGGCCACGGTATTGCTCAGTGTTTTGCAGTTAATGGTTTTGATGTGACCCTTTTGAGCAGAAATAAAGCCAACCTAGAAAATGCAGTTCAAAATATTGAGTGGAGCCTAAGCAAGTTAGCAGAAAAAGGCAGTATGAGTCAAGAAGATATGCAGACTGCTTTGTCTCGAATCAGGACAAGTGACTCATACAGGGAAGGTTTATTGGATGTTGATTTAGTCGTGGAGTCAGTTTCAGAAAATATGCAACTGAAAAAGCAGATTTTTTCCAAGATTGACAAGTATGCTCCCCTGCATGCAATAATTGCTTCGAATACTTCTGCCTTAAGTGTAACTGAGATTGGACGGGCAACAAAAAAACCAGAAAAAACAGTAGGGATGCACTGGTTTATTCCACCCCCATTGATTAATTTGATAGAAGTGATTAAAGGCAACGACACCAACACGGCGACATTAAACGCTACAATGAATGTAAGCAAAAAACTTGGAAAAACCCCTATTCTTTGCAAGAAAGATGCGCGGGGGTTTATTGTTAGCAGGATTCTTGTTTCAGTTTTCAACGAGGCTTTCTGGACGTATACCCGAAAAGAAGCAACAATAGAAGAAATTGATTCCGCAGTAAAATATTGTGGCAGATTTCCAATGGGCTGGTTTGAACTGATCGATTTTGTTGGAGTAGACATTGAACATGACGTTAGCAAAATATTGCATGAAGCCCACGGAGAAAGATTTTATCCACATCTAAAAATAACCGAACCCTTAATTGAATTAAACAATCTAGGCAAAAAAACAGGTCAAGGATTTTATGATTGGAACAAAGGCAGGCCAGAAATCCCAGAAAAACTTGAAGGAAAATATAATGTGAACCGTTCCTGGGCGGTTGCAGTAAACGAGGCAACGTGGATTATTTTTGAAGGCATTGCAGACCCAAAAAGCATTGATTTGGGCATGAAGTTAGGCACAGGATGGACGTATGGTCCCTGTGAATACGCGGACATCCAAGGATTAGATAATGTTCTAGATACGTTAGAATCTGCTTACGACCAGTTTTCCATAGAGTTGTACAAACCCTGTCCTATGCTCAAAAAATATGTAGAAAAAGGCTGGACCGGAAAAAAAGAAAGAAAGGGATTTCACGGTTACAAGTAG